The following are from one region of the Coffea eugenioides isolate CCC68of chromosome 2, Ceug_1.0, whole genome shotgun sequence genome:
- the LOC113761852 gene encoding uncharacterized protein LOC113761852 — translation MERKVVVVCCVVGFLGLLSAATGFAAEATRIKGDQVKFPSPDVCVYPRSPALGLGLTAAVTLMIAQVIVNVATGCICCRRGPHQANSNWKLALVCFIVSWFTFVVAFLLLLTGAALNDQHGEENMYFNYYYCYVVKPGVFAGAAILSLASVTLGLIYYVMLTSTKNVIDAWGGSSAPVPGGIAMGQPQFPAQNTEAPVFVHEDTYMRRQLA, via the exons ATGGAGAGAAAGGTGGTAGTTGTGTGTTGCGTGGTGGGATTTCTAGGGCTATTATCTGCTGCTACGGGCTTTGCCGCTGAGGCCACCAGGATTAAG GGAGATCAGGTTAAATTTCCCTCTCCTGATGTCTGTGTATATCCAAGGAGCCCTGCATTGGGCCTTGGACTAACTGCGGCTGTGACCCTTATGATTGCTCAAGTTATTGTTAATGTTGCTACTGGGTGTATTTGTTGCAGAAGGGGCCCACATCAAGCAAACTCTAATTGGAAACTAGCACTTGTCTGCTTTATTGTTTCGTG GTTCACATTTGTAGTTGCGTTTCTTCTATTGCTAACTGGTGCAGCACTGAACGATCAGCATGGTGAAGAGAACATGTATTTTAACTACTACTACTGCTATGTCGTAAAGCCTGGAGTTTTTGCTGGAGCTGCCATCTTGTCCCTTGCAAGCGTTACTCTCGGATTGATATATTATGTCATGCTGACTTCCACCAAGAACGTGATTGATGCATGGGGTGGATCCTCAGCTCCTGTCCCAGGTGGCATTGCAATGGGACAGCCCCAATTTCCTGCTCAAAACACTGAAGCTCCAGTTTTTGTGCACGAAGATACCTACATGCGGAGGCAATTGGCTTGA